A window from Falco naumanni isolate bFalNau1 chromosome 3, bFalNau1.pat, whole genome shotgun sequence encodes these proteins:
- the LOC121085907 gene encoding arylacetamide deacetylase-like 4: MELLLVTFLAVLTVFVAMAFYYEHPMADIPHGISQRRKLYLFHYILNFGFGLGKFLDKVGITSEVHFLRAAMDGVPPLKDKHLFIKDLRFEKVKVRIYQPKMSTTGQRRGILYFHGGVGRFGSIRAYERTCRYFARKSNSVVVSVGYRLAPEYPYPTQSEDCVTATVHFMRTAQEYGVDPSRIIICGDSSGGTLTAAVAQALVNRRDLPKLRAQILIYPFLQCVDFNLPSYQQNKGVPILLKERTLALGLKYLNKDLSVMEAVFKGCHIPEDLQLKYQKWINVDCIPHEFKTRGYKPSTKHPFSEEAYAVVKPMFDTVFSPLLAEDSVIARLPETFILTCEFDVLRDDGLLYKKRLEDHGIKVTWCHLQEGFHGTLFLALYGKVIGFRSGNKGLEKIVHFLRLM; this comes from the exons ATGGAACTCCTCCTAGTGACTTTTCTGGCTGTTTTGACTGTCTTTGTGGCAATGGCATTCTATTATGAACACCCCATGGCAGACATCCCTCATGGAATTAGTCAGCGCCGAAAGCTTTACCTTTTTCATTACATCCTGAACTTCGGGTTTGGTCTG GGCAAATTTTTGGACAAAGTAGGTATCACCTCAGAGGTCCATTTCCTCAGGGCTGCAATGGATGGAGTACCACCATTAAAAGACAAACATCTTTTTATCAAGGACTTACGGTTTGAAAAGGTTAAAGTAAGAATTTACCAGCCAAAAATGTCAACCACTGGCCAAAGAAGAGGAATCCTTTATTTTCATGGAGGAGTTGGACGGTTTGGAAGCATAC ggGCCTATGAAAGAACATGCCGCTATTTCGCTAGAAAAAGCAATTCAGTGGTTGTGTCTGTTGG GTATCGCTTAGCTCCTGAGTATCCATATCCAACCCAGTCTGAGGATTGTGTCACTGCCACCGTACACTTTATGAGGACTGCACAAGAATATGGAGTAGACCCTTCCCGCATTATCATCTGTGGAGACAGTAGTGGAGGTAcactcactgctgctgttgcacaaGCACTGGTGAACAGAAGAGATCTCCCAAAGCTGAGAGCACAAATCCTAATATATCCTTTTCTCCAGTGTGTGGACTTCAATTTGCCTTCTTATCAGCAGAATAAGGGAGTCCCCATTTTGTTAAAGGAACGAACCCTTGCTCTTGGTTTGAAGTATCTTAATAAAGACTTGTCTGTCATGGAAGCAGTGTTCAAAGGTTGTCATATTCCAGAAGATTTGCAACTTAAGTATCAGAAATGGATAAATGTTGACTGCATCCCTCATGAGTTTAAAACAAGAGGCTACAAACCAAGTACAAAGCATCCTTTCTCAGAAGAAGCCTATGCAGTGGTCAAGCCTATGTTTGACACTGTTTTTTCACCACTGCTAGCTGAAGACAGTGTTATTGCTCGACTTCCTGAGACTTTCATTTTGACCTGTGAATTTGATGTGCTTAGAGATGATGGACTGCTGTACAAGAAACGATTAGAGGATCATGGTATAAAAGTGACCTGGTGCCATCTGCAAGAGGGATTCCATGGAACATTATTCTTAGCTCTTTATGGTAAGGTGATAGGATTCCGGTCTGGAAATAAAGGCCTGGAAAAGATAGTACATTTTCTAAGATTGATGTAA
- the LOC121085830 gene encoding arylacetamide deacetylase-like 4, with protein sequence MALVYTILAIIGMGLISPVIIPALVLGGLFYDFFNSELPPGIDQPLKLRFFHSLLLTTMVLGKILEKLGICSDLSLLRVMLDGIPPWRDSKLLIKDVKADEVPLRIYQPKWPPTGKRRGILYFHGGAGTFGSIRAFERICRYIAKKCNSVVASVGYRLAPEHPYPGQYFDCLNATLYFMRNLEEYHVDPALIIISGDSCGANFATVICQILLNKKDLPKVRAQVLLYPGLQGLDFHLPSYQQNASVPMLFRRLVIYFCFRYLNKEPSVLEDVLQNCHVPESMKRKYKKWISADIIPDEFKIRGYVPQKSTSYKPEVHEAVKELLAITFSPLLAEDSIICQLPESYIVTCEFDVLRDDGLLYKKRLEDNGVQVTWYHCESGFHGILAFFGYGIFSFLSGKKIMDSTVKYINSL encoded by the exons ATGGCATTGGTTTATACAATTTTAGCAATAATAGGAATGGGTTTAATTTCTCCTGTTATAATACCAGCACTGGTTTTGGGCGGGttgttttatgattttttcAATTCAGAACTGCCACCTGGAATTGACCAACCTCTAAAGCTTCGGTTTTTCCATTCATTGTTGCTTACAACCATGGTCTTG GGAAAGATTTTGGAGAAGCTAGGGATCTGCAGTGATTTAAGCTTATTGCGAGTTATGCTAGATGGAATACCACCATGGAGAGATTCAAAACTTCTTATCAAAGATGTCAAAGCAGATGAGGTACCATTGAGGATTTATCAGCCTAAATGGCCACCTACTGGCAAAAGAAGAGgaatactgtattttcatgGAGGCGCTGGCACATTTGGGAGCATTA GAGCTTTTGAAAGAATATGCCGATATATTGCCAAAAAATGCAACTCGGTGGTTGCGTCTGTTGG TTATCGTTTGGCTCCTGAACACCCATACCCAGGGCAATATTTTGATTGTCTCAATGCCACCTTATACTTTATGAGGAATTTAGAAGAGTATCATGTGGATCCTGCTCTCATCATCATTAGTGGTGACAGCTGTGGAGCTAATTTTGCTACGGTTATTTGCCAAATACTGCTGAATAAAAAAGATCTCCCAAAAGTACGTGCTCAAGTCTTACTCTATCCCGGACTACAGGGGCTAGATTTTCATTTGCCTTCCTATCAGCAGAATGCTTCAGTCCCCATGTTGTTTCGGAGGCTAGTTATCTACTTCTGTTTTCGTTATCTTAATAAAGAACCATCAGTTTTGGAAGATGTCCTACAAAACTGCCATGTTCCTGAGAGTATGAAACGGAAGTATAAAAAATGGATAAGTGCTGACATTATTCCTGATGAATTTAAGATTAGAGGCTATGTACCACAGAAATCCACTTCATACAAACCTGAAGTCCATGAAGCAGTCAAAGAACTTTTAGCAATAACATTTTCCCCACTTTTAGCTGAAGACTCCATAATTTGCCAGCTCCCTGAATCCTACATTGTGACCTGTGAGTTTGATGTACTGAGGGATGACGGACTATTATACAAGAAGCGATTAGAGGACAATGGTGTTCAAGTGACCTGGTATCATTGTGAAAGTGGGTTCCATGGAATTTTAGCCTTTTTTGGCTAcgggattttttcctttttatctggaaaaaagaTAATGGATAGTACTGTGAAGTATATAAACAgtttataa
- the LOC121085555 gene encoding arylacetamide deacetylase-like 4: MAVVYTLLVLFLAVFVAGFILLVIGAINFDISNSEIPPGVNQPVKLRIIHVILISRAVVGKILENIGICSQVTFVRYTQERKTLGMDSKLFIKDLWFEKVPVRIYQPKDPSASQRRGVVFFHGGGWVFGSLETHEKLCRCIARESESVVVSVGYRLAPEHKYPAAYEDCLSATIHFMKNIEHYDVDPGNIIVCGDSAGGNLAAAVSQTLAGRSDLPKLRAQILIYPGLQALDFNLPSYQQNRGVPLLFRERAAFYVLQYLNGNASNLDEVLEGSHIPIDIKLNYRKWVSPDNIPEKFKVRGYKPHVLLDCTTEIYETVKRFCEPNLCPLLAEDAVVHQLPESFILTCEYDVLRDDGLLYKKRLEDNGVQVTWYHLEDGFHGIINTFNSDWFSFPAGKRGLDNIVNFLKSL; this comes from the exons ATGGCAGTTGTATACACACTGCTGGTGTTATTCTTAGCAGTTTTTGTTGCTGGATTCATATTATTGGTCATAGGGGCAATTAATTTTGATATCTCCAACTCAGAAATTCCTCCTGGAGTGAACCAGCCTGTAAAGCTCCGAATCATTCATGTAATTTTAATAAGCAGAGCCGTGGTG GGAAAGATTTTGGAGAATATTGGCATCTGCAGTCAGGTTACATTTGTCCGGTACACACAAGAAAGAAAGACTCTGGGAATGGACTCAAAGCTCTTCATCAAGGACCTGTGGTTTGAGAAAGTGCCTGTAAGGATTTATCAGCCTAAGGATCCATCTGCCAGCCAAAGGAGAGGAGTTGTGTTTTTCCATGGAGGAGGATGGGTATTTGGAAGTCTTG AGACTCATGAAAAGCTATGCCGCTGTATTGCCAGAGAAAGCGAGTCAGTGGTTGTATCTGTTGG GTATCGTTTAGCCCCTGAACACAAATACCCTGCTGCGTATGAAGACTGTCTTAGTGCCACCATACACTTCATGAAGAATATCGAGCACTATGACGTGGATCCTGGCAATATCATTGTTTGCGGGGACAGTGCTGGGGGCAATCTAGCAGCTGCTGTTAGCCAGACCCTTGCAGGCAGATCAGACCTCCCCAAACTACGTGCTCAGATCTTGATCTACCCGGGCCTTCAGGCACTGGACTTCAATTTACCATCCTATCAGCAGAATCGCGGAGTCCCTCTCTTATTCCGAGAACGCGCCGCTTTCTATGTGTTACAGTACCTAAATGGGAATGCATCAAATCTGGATGAGGTCTTGGAGGGTTCCCATATTCCTATagatattaaattaaattacaggAAGTGGGTGAGTCCAGATAACATCCCTGAAAAGTTTAAGGTCAGAGGCTACAAACCACATGTGCTACTTGACTGCACAACTGAAATTTATGAGACAGTGAAAAGATTCTGCGAGCCCAACCTGTGCCCGCTGTTGGCCGAAGATGCTGTTGTTCACCAGCTGCCCGAGTCTTTCATCTTGACTTGCGAGTATGATGTGCTGAGGGATGACGGCTTGCTTTACAAGAAGAGATTGGAGGACAACGGTGTTCAAGTGACCTGGTACCACCTCGAGGATGGATTCCATGGAatcataaatacatttaatagtgattggttttcatttccagctgggaaaaggGGTCTTGACAATATTGTGAACTTTCTAAAAAGCTTAtag
- the LOC121084318 gene encoding LOW QUALITY PROTEIN: arylacetamide deacetylase-like 4 (The sequence of the model RefSeq protein was modified relative to this genomic sequence to represent the inferred CDS: inserted 2 bases in 2 codons): MDGVILPRGQVRFGEGESITMYWYYNATMQCPCYMLHVAPDSKIPSHQLAENFYALALGRPPRVKVEASGSGAGWAPPTRSPGAPSGLAAAGGWQAQGLLRGNLPGCCSCCPRGGRAPLGRALFPLFEEGKIWEKMGVCSRIAFSRYVRAGRELELGPXAAAWGRGPVRLHRPRAPSAGXRPGAIFLHGGGRLGAAVTPPESQRWLCRDSYAVLLCTGYHLAPEHKYPAAYEDCLSATIHFMKNIEHYDVDPGNIIVCGDSAGGNLAAAVSQTLAGRSDLPKLRAQILIYPGLQALDFNLPSYQQNRGVPPLFRERAAFYVLQYLNGNASNLDEVLEGSHIPIDIKLNYRKWVSPDNIPEKFKVRGYKPHVLLDCTTEIYETVKRFCEPNLCPLLAEDAVVHQLPESFILTCEYDVLRDDGLLYKKRLEDNGVQVTWYHLKDGFHGIISLYDYCGFSFPAGKRGLDRTVKFLKRPINQFSLCFSH, from the exons ATGGATGGTGTCATTCTTCCTAGAGGCCAAGTGCGTTTTGGCGAAGGAGAAAGTATTACAATGTACTGGTATTACAATGCTACAATGCAGTGCCCATGCTATATGCTACACGTAGCACCTGATTCTAAGATTCCCAGTCACCAACTTGCAGAAAATTTCTATGCGCTAG CCCTGGGGCGGCCACCAAGGGTGAAGGTGGAGGCCAGCGGCTCTGGGGCGGGCTGGGCCCCGCCGACACGAAGCCCAGGTGCCCCCTCAGGCCTGGCAGCAGCCGGGGGGTGGCAGGCGCAGGGTCTCCTTCGTGGCAACCTGCccggctgctgcagctgctgcccgcGGGGAGGCCGCGCTCCGCTCGGCCGGgctctcttccctcttttcGAAGAGGGGAAGATTTGGGAAAAGATGGGGGTGTGCAGCCGGATCGCCTTCAGCCGCTACGTGCGCGCCGGgcgggagctggagctggggc gggccgcagCGTGGGGCCGGGGCCCGGTGCGGCTCCACCGGCCCCGCGCGCCATCTGCCG TGCGCCCGGGCGCCATCTTCTTGCACGGCGGCGGGCGGCT CGGGGCTGCCGTCACGCCGCCGGAGAGCCAGCGGTGGTTGTGCCGGGACAGCTACGCCG TCCTTCTGTGTACCGGGTATCATTTAGCCCCTGAACACAAATACCCTGCTGCGTATGAAGACTGTCTTAGTGCCACCATACACTTCATGAAGAATATCGAGCACTATGACGTGGATCCTGGCAATATCATTGTTTGCGGGGACAGTGCTGGGGGCAATCTAGCAGCTGCTGTTAGCCAGACCCTTGCAGGCAGATCAGACCTCCCCAAACTACGTGCTCAGATCTTGATCTACCCGGGCCTTCAGGCACTGGACTTCAATTTACCATCCTATCAGCAGAATCGCGGAGTCCCTCCCTTATTCCGAGAACGCGCCGCTTTCTATGTGTTACAGTACCTAAATGGGAATGCATCAAATCTGGATGAGGTCTTGGAGGGTTCCCATATTCCTATagatattaaattaaattacaggAAGTGGGTGAGTCCAGATAACATCCCTGAAAAGTTTAAGGTCAGAGGCTACAAACCACATGTGCTACTTGACTGCACAACTGAAATTTATGAGACAGTGAAAAGATTCTGTGAGCCAAACCTGTGCCCGCTGTTGGCCGAAGATGCTGTTGTTCACCAGCTGCCCGAGTCTTTCATCTTGACTTGCGAGTATGATGTGCTGAGGGATGACGGCTTGCTTTACAAGAAGAGACTGGAGGACAACGGTGTTCAGGTGACCTGGTACCACCTCAAGGATGGATTCCACGGAATCATAAGCCTGTATGATTATTGTGGTTTCTCAtttccagctgggaaaaggGGATTGGACAGAACTGTTAAATTCCTAAAAAGGCCTATAAACCAATTTTCCTTATGCTTCTCACACTAA
- the LOC121085554 gene encoding arylacetamide deacetylase-like 4 has protein sequence MALLPALLLLLLPLAALAAALATVLLGLPSYDIPPGVNQPAKLRLVLAVLLGTAALGRILEKTGLCSQITFGRYVRQGRKLGVDPKLFIQDLQFNKVPVRVYQPKATSDGRRRRGIIFFHGGGWVFGSLDTYEKVCRYISRESESVVVSVQYRLAPEHKYPAAYEDCLSATIHFMKNIEHYDVDPGNVIVCGDSAGGNLAAAVSQTLAGRSDLPKLRAQILIYPGLQALDFNLPSYQQNRGVPLLLRERAAFFALQYLNGHALHVQEVLEGSHIPPDVRLKYRKWVSPDNIPEKFKVRGVKPLRPTDFIAEVYETVKRFCEPNLCPLLAEDAVVHQLPESFILTCEYDVLRDDGLLYKKRLEDNGVRVTWYHLEDGFHGIISLYDYCGFSFPAGKRGLDRIVKFLKSL, from the exons ATGGCGCTGCTGCccgcgctgctgctgctgctcctgcccctggcGGCGCTGGCGGCGGCACTGGCCACCGTCCTCCTCGGCCTCCCCAGCTACGACATCCCGCCCGGGGTGAACCAGCCCGCCAAGCTGCGCCTGGTCCTGGCCGTCCTCCTGGGCACGGCGGCCCTG GGAAGGATCTTGGAGAAGACTGGACTTTGCAGTCAGATCACTTTTGGCCGATACGTGCGACAGGGCCGGAAACTCGGGGTGGATCCAAAGCTCTTTATCCAGGATCTGCAGTTTAACAAAGTACCTGTGAGGGTTTATCAGCCTAAAGCTACCTCAGATGGGCGGCGAAGGAGAGGTATCATCTTCTTTCACGGAGGAGGCTGGGTGTTTGGAAGTCTTG atacCTATGAAAAAGTATGTCGCTACATATCCAGAGAAAGCGAATCGGTAGTTGTATCTGTTCA GTATCGTTTAGCCCCTGAACACAAATACCCTGCTGCGTATGAAGACTGTCTTAGTGCCACCATACACTTCATGAAGAATATCGAGCACTATGACGTGGATCCTGGCAATGTCATTGTCTGCGGGGACAGTGCTGGGGGCAATCTAGCAGCTGCTGTTAGCCAGACTCTTGCAGGCAGATCAGACCTCCCCAAACTACGTGCTCAGATCTTGATCTACCCGGGCCTTCAGGCACTGGACTTCAATTTACCATCCTATCAGCAGAATCGCGGAGTCCCTCTCTTACTCCGAGAACGCGCCGCTTTCTTTGCTCTGCAGTACCTAAACGGGCACGCACTGCATGTGCAAGAGGTCTTGGAGGGCTCTCATATACCTCCAGATGTGAGGCTCAAGTACAGGAAGTGGGTGAGTCCAGATAACATCCCCGAAAAGTTTAAGGTCAGAGGTGTGAAGCCACTTAGGCCCACTGATTTTATAGCTGAAGTTTATGAGACAGTGAAAAGATTCTGCGAGCCCAACCTGTGCCCGCTGTTGGCCGAAGATGCTGTTGTTCACCAGCTGCCCGAGTCTTTCATCTTGACTTGCGAGTATGATGTGCTGAGGGATGACGGCTTGCTTTACAAGAAGAGATTGGAGGACAACGGCGTTCGAGTGACCTGGTACCACCTCGAGGATGGATTCCACGGAATCATAAGCCTGTATGATTATTGTGGTTTCTCAtttccagctgggaaaaggGGATTGGACAGAATTGTTAAATTCCTAAAAAGCTTATAG
- the C3H1orf158 gene encoding LOW QUALITY PROTEIN: uncharacterized protein C1orf158 homolog (The sequence of the model RefSeq protein was modified relative to this genomic sequence to represent the inferred CDS: inserted 1 base in 1 codon; deleted 3 bases in 2 codons; substituted 3 bases at 3 genomic stop codons) — protein MEYANIIQACTRLQALIFSCVNKEGQDFERTSCSNNQGRTVLVRQRNKIASHKDRQDWXKIEPKYSNTVLIXNWLEERKRFIKDTGGLGSSMYRTDFTYFLNHKPDEALRRAMMEKSEGLPMQRFFTHHEEPRSXNLVSECDDNIILYNEYNRHGYKPVLPPLHSWNGCKFAWIPQKSDFPVPEPSTNYGLLEHLMKKWHKKEAGVMNSVYTISYQSPLISAFATCQLRQPAKXHDPSSNQEHLPQNIRGILDCEGDQKYLQATGQLVRDRKARDTSV, from the exons ATGGAATATGCAAACATTATACAAGCTTGTACCAGGCTGCAAGCCCTTATCTTTAGCTGTGTCAATAAAGAAGGACAAGATTTTGAACGGACATCCTG TTCCAACAACCAAGGGAGGACAGTGCTGGTGAGACAAAGAAATAAGATTGCATCGCATAAAGATAGACAGGATTGGTAGAAAATTGAACCCAAGTACTCT AATACAGTTCTCATTTGAAATTggctggaagagaggaaaagg TTTATAAAAGACACTGGGGGACTCGGCAGCAGCATGTACAGAACAGACTTCACCTACTTCCTGAATCACAAACCAGACGAAGCACTAAGGAGAGCCATGATGGAAAAATCTGAG GGCCTGCCAATGCAGCGCTTCTTCACCCACCATGAGGAACCAAGAAGCTGAAATTTAGTATCGGAGTGTGATGACAAT ATAATATTATATAATGAATACAATAGACATGGTTACAAGCCTGTGCTGCCTCCCCTCCATAGCTGGAATGGATGCAAGTTTGCCTGGATTCCTCAGAAATCAGATTTCCCCGTACCTG AACCATCCACCAACTATGGCCTTCTTGAGCACCTGATGAAAAAATGGCACAAGAAAGAAGCTGGAGTGATGAACAGCGTCTACACCATTTCCTATCAGAGCCCactgatttctgcttttgctaCTTGTCAGCTGAGACAACCAGCTA ATCATGACCCCTCTTCCAACCAGGAACATCTTCCCCAAAACATTAGAGGAATCCTGGACTGTGAAGGGGATCAGAAATATCTGCAAGCCACTGGCCAACTGGTGAGAGACAGGAAAGCAAGGGACACCTCTGTGTAA